The genomic stretch gtttttggaataTTATTTCTTGCTAGAGCTTGAGCAGGGAAACCAAGTCATGAGAGTTTCTTGAGCAAGAAAGGCTTTCCGATTCTTGCGAAACAGATAACAGGGTGGAGAAAGTGTTATCCTCAACTGTTGGCATACTGTCTATAGttggcttcttctattcttAAGTCGAGTCTTTGACTTGGTCATGAAAATCATTCCATGAAAGACAAATTAACTCCCAGAATGGTGGCTACTTGATGTATGCGGCTCTCCATCACCAGTCACATTATGACTGGCCAGATGACTTTGTGAAACTACAGCATCTTCAGATATGACTGAAAGATCCTCTTCATGATCATCACAATCATCATCACAATCAGAACCACAGAATATCTCCTTTGAAGGAAGTGGCAATGATCCTCCAACTGTTTGGccagaagaaatttttttttcatgtttgtcTTCACATAACATCAGCAGATCATTGGAGATTTGGCAATGGCCTTCAACTCCTCCATAAGTCGAAGTTTCTGAAGATGCATCAACTGAATCTCTCTCATTGGGCGCATGGAAAGACAATCCAGCAGATCCAGAATGCAGCTCACTAGCCTCTATTACATCATCCGCATCATCTAGAGGAGGTAATGATGTTGTGGATGTTTGGTTATCTGGAAGAGGTTCATTCTGAGAAGCAATGTTGTTTGCAGCGGCATCGTCAGCTACCAATGGAGGACTAGGTCCAGTTTCTATCTCATTAACACCTTGATGGGTATCTACATCTTTGGTTGGGAAGATTTCATGAATTTCTTGAACAGATGAAGGAAATGATTCCTCATCCACGTCAAAAAGGCTTCCAGAAATTAATGCAGAAGCCAAATTATGTGATTGGATGTCTGAATCCTGAATAGAGATGGAGTTTCCAGAAGTAATAGGTGGAACTGCATCTATAATTCCAGCAGTATTTTCAGAACTGGCAACTTCAACGGTATCCGATGCCATGGATGCTGCAGAATC from Macadamia integrifolia cultivar HAES 741 chromosome 11, SCU_Mint_v3, whole genome shotgun sequence encodes the following:
- the LOC122093452 gene encoding uncharacterized protein LOC122093452 isoform X1 encodes the protein MLEAALLSPYKFYDKESTSLSSAVDGNVSNTEQIRAELDSAASMASDTVEVASSENTAGIIDAVPPITSGNSISIQDSDIQSHNLASALISGSLFDVDEESFPSSVQEIHEIFPTKDVDTHQGVNEIETGPSPPLVADDAAANNIASQNEPLPDNQTSTTSLPPLDDADDVIEASELHSGSAGLSFHAPNERDSVDASSETSTYGGVEGHCQISNDLLMLCEDKHEKKISSGQTVGGSLPLPSKEIFCGSDCDDDCDDHEEDLSVISEDAVVSQSHLASHNVTGDGEPHTSSSHHSGS
- the LOC122093452 gene encoding uncharacterized protein LOC122093452 isoform X2; the protein is MASDTVEVASSENTAGIIDAVPPITSGNSISIQDSDIQSHNLASALISGSLFDVDEESFPSSVQEIHEIFPTKDVDTHQGVNEIETGPSPPLVADDAAANNIASQNEPLPDNQTSTTSLPPLDDADDVIEASELHSGSAGLSFHAPNERDSVDASSETSTYGGVEGHCQISNDLLMLCEDKHEKKISSGQTVGGSLPLPSKEIFCGSDCDDDCDDHEEDLSVISEDAVVSQSHLASHNVTGDGEPHTSSSHHSGS